In the Enterobacter cloacae subsp. cloacae ATCC 13047 genome, GCCCTGCGGCGTAGTGATCTCAACGCCCGCTTTCGGTTCGCTGAGTCTGGCGATGGCAAACGTGTCCTTGATGGAATACGGCGAGAAGGTCACACCGTCTTTGTGCATCGCAATGCCGCCAGACAGGGTCGCATTGTAGTTACGCTGATGATCGCCGCTGGTACCGCCCCCGACGCTAAGCTGGGTGTAGTGAAGATTAGTGTTGATGTTGCCGTTGAAGCTGTTTTCCTGTGATTCGTCATCACGATCGGCAGAAATATAGTAGTTGGTGTTCTCCCCCAGCGACCCGCTGTTCGCCAGACCATAGCTGGTGCTGTCGCCCTGCTTACGCATATACGAACTCAGGCTCTGCGAACCGCCTAACGGAATGCTGAGGTTGATATAGAGCAGATCGTCGTCCTGGTCGTCATCCGTGCTGCCCACTGCGCTTTGCCAGTTCACGTTGATTGAAGCGTATTTGAAGGTTTTCCCCCACGACAGAAGCAAGTAGCGGGAATCTTCGCCGTCTCCTGCGGCCTGGTTGTAGCTCAGGCCCGCACTAAATGCCCCGGCCAATTCTGTGGACCAACGTACGTTGGCCGAATAACTGTTGTCATAGCCCTGATAATCATCATCCATGGCATCTGCGAGTTCGCGATAATCACCGCTGTAATGCGCCACGCTGGCAGACAGGCCGACATTCTCAGTCAACGAGTAATCGCTCTGGAGTTCGTTTTTGATACCGTTATCACTGTCGCCAAATTGCGCATTGCTGGCGGCCATACTGGTTGAGACGTTCCAGCCATCGGTAACCATAAATTCTGTGCGCGCCCCCGCAGCCTGGTAATCTTCGGCCACCACGCCGGAGGCAAGCAGGTTCATCCAGGGGAAAATTCGCCAGCCATCGGATACGTTGAACACCAGCGGATCGCTGTAGTCACTGTCTATACCACGTACCTGGCCCGCCGAAACGGTCAGGCCGTTTGGTTTTGAAAGATTTCGGGCTTTTACGGATGCGGCGGGAACAATGTAGCGGTTGGTCGAACCGTCGGACTCCACAACGGTGACGTCAAGATCGACGTTGTTACGGACCATCGGGACGTCATCCAGCGTGAACGGGCCCGCCGGTACTAACGTGTTAAAAATGAGTCTTCCGTTTTGACGCACTTCAACGCGCGCCTGCGAGGTTCGGGCAATACCGGATACGCTCACCCCCGAACTGTCTTTCTGCAGACCACTGGTCGGCATTAACTGCACACCGGTAATCGGGACGCCGCTTAACACATCTGACATGGCGTTAATTTCCCCCACCTGCATGGTCAGGCGTTGAGGAACAAACACATGCTCTGCGTAGGTATAAATACTCTCTGCGTTTCGGTTGCCGTTGTCATCCGTCAGGATATAGCGGCTGCGTAGCGACCAGTCCATCGCGTTGAAGCCCGCCTCCAGGCTTGCCTGTGAGTAACGGTTACTGCTGCTGTCACTTCCGCTGTATTCGTTTTTGGTGCTGAAGAGCGAGTAGTTAAGCATGCCTGCCGTGCCGCCATGCTGGAAATTTTTGACATCAGCGCTCAGGCTGTTAAGTGCTTCCGCTGGCAGATAAAGCTCGACCGCTTCCTGGTTTGGCAAGGGATTGATCACCGCCTGAGCGTAATCGCTACGCAGATCATGGCAGGTCTCATTCGCCTTTATGGGCACCGGCATGAGACCTGCAAATTCCAGGAAGTCGTTATCAACGCACATCGTTCCGTCTTCACTGAAGCGTACGGCCGCTGTTCCGCGATCGTTACCGTTCACTTTGACAGAAACGGAATGCGTCCCCGGTAAAAAGCGCGGCGCTTGTGCAAAATAGCGGTTTAGATCGGCCCCAAGACCACGTGATTTCAGGATATCAGTATCAAATGTCACCTCCCTCGCGTGGAGGGAGGGAGCATCAAGCAACATCAGAGGTATTGCGCTATAAATCACAGCGCGCACAAAAAGTGCAAGTTGGCTTTTTTTACGCACCGCCATAATCCTTTATTTTTTATTGAGATCCGAGATAAAGCTGGGCACTTCGACCCCATAGCGGCTGGCCGGGAAAAACTTCACTTTCGTGTTTCCACTGACGGATTCGCCCATAGAAACCGTCATGGTTTCACCGGGTAAAATGTAGGTTTTGGCAAGCGATCCGCTGATGCCTGAAGGCTGCAGCACCACGTTCTGTGCCAGACGCACAACATATTTGCTTGGGTTTTTTACCGTGACGGACGTGCCTGACGCGGTCCAGTCGAGGAATTTCCACGCATCGGTTACCACGGCCAGCTTCGCAGGGCGAATCAGTACGGGCAGGTCCTGACGAATATTGATGCCAATTTTCACTTTATTGTCATCGCTCTTCGGCGGGATCCCTTCGAAGGTCACACGCTTGTAGTGCTCAACGTCCAGCGGTTTGCTGGTTTGCAGGATGAAGCGCAATTGCTGAGTCTGACCGGGCTCGAGACGTACCACGGGCTGAGTGGTGACAAGTTTCAGGCCTTTATCATCCGGCAGATCCACCACGTCGGTGTACAGTAGCGACGGATGGCTATCGGTATTTTTGACGTTGATGGTGCCACTGTGGGTCGCTTCATCAATCACCAGCAGACTGGTTTCTGGCACCATACCGGCTGCATGTACGCCAAACTGTGCAGAGAATAAAGCTGCGGCAGCGAGTGTTTTAAATAAAACCTTTTTAGAGCATGTCATATGTATATTCCTTGAAAGCACTACTTAACATTCCGTGTTGATGGCGCTTATTTTTGAGAGAAAGGGTGTTCCCTCTGCATTAAATTTAACTCACTTTAAATTTGAAAGAATTACAGATACTTTAGGCTGATCGTCAACTGACCATCCAGCCGGGTATCATCGGTAATGGAAAGCGTTGTGGTATTCTGAATAGCCAGAGACGTTACCAGCGGAAATGTTGCTGTCTGGAAAGCAAGCGGGTCAATACTTCCCGCTAATGCGACGGTAATATTACGATTATTTTCACCCTGACTTGAACCATCAGTACTCTTAGCCCAGGTCATTGAGCCATTCTGCTGATATATTGGATCGACAGATTTTCCGTCTGCAGTAACGCTATTCACCTTCATAAACATGGCATAAGAGCCAATATTTACCGTGCCTGCTTTGCCAACGCCATAGGTCTGGTTAGTCGCACTCTGTGCCCCACCCGTAAATGTACCGGCAGAAACGGTTAATCCTGCGTTAGAGTCGGCGCGATCGTCTATCATATTCCAGGCCACTTTTGTTGCTGCCGTGCAGGTAATGGTGAGATCGATATTCCGTTGCCCTAACTGGTTCACCGCCGTAGAGGACAATTCACCTAAGCGGATATTTCCATAGTCCACCACGCCGCCATTGCTAAATTCAGGAGTACAGGCCGAGGCTGTCAGCGTCCCTTTAATTTTCAATATCGCGGTTTCAGCGGCAAACGTAGAGTTTACGCAAAGGAATAATGCTGTAGCCAATAGAATTTTTTTCACGAGTTAATCCATAACTTATGATTTAAAGAAAATAAAATTCGACTGAGTTCATCCTTGATAGTCGCTATTACCTCCGTTTGCAAAATGCATGGTGCGATAATATAGAAATCATAAATACATGCAACTTAGGTTTATTAACTTTTCTTTTTAGATTTACTCAAATAATAGGCAGGATTTATAAAACAGAGGTTTCCAGTTCTTTTTAGACCATTTATATTCAGAATAATTATTGCTTGCGATGATTTATTTTCGCTGGCTTTGTATTCCAAAATTTCTGTCATATAGAATAAAGCATTGCACTGTCTTAATTTTGTACAAATCTATACATAGAAAAAATATTCGTTCAACAGGCGCTTAATCTTTACATCGACAAAAAAAATCCAGCCGACTGAGGAGGGCTGGATTTTATAATGGATGACGTTTATTTTACCACTCTGAGAGCCGGACGCCCGCCGCGTGGTGGCGGATCGTCATCAGGATCGTTTTCATCCTGGCGGTCAGGTTTGTCGCCGTCAATAACCGACATCACCGTGTCGCTGTCTCGCTCCCCGGTTGCATCGTCTTCATTCAGGCTGGCAACGTCTTCATCGTAAGCCGCTTCCGGCTCGAACATCGTACCCGCGCCGTTTTCCCGCGCGTAGATAGCCAGCACCGCGGCCAGCGGCACGGAAACCTGACGCGGTACGCCGCCGAAACGCGCGTTAAAACGCACTTCGTCGTTCGCCAGTTCAAGATTACCCACCGCACGGGGGGCAATGTTCAAAACGATCTGTCCGTCACGCGCGTATTCCATCGGAACCAGCACGCCCGGCAACGTCACATCCACAACCAGGTGCGGCGTGAGCTGGTTATCCAGCAGCCATTCATAGAAGGCGCGCAGCAGATACGGACGGCGTGGTGAAAGTTGTGACATTTCCACAGTCATTAGCCTCGGCCGAGACGCATTTCACGTTCCGGTTCAGTTAAGGATGCCAGGAAGGAGTCGCGTTCAAAGACGCGGGTCATATAGCCTTTCAGCTCTTTTGCGCCCGGGCCGCTGAATTCAACGCCAAGTGTCGGCAGGCGCCACAGCAGCGGTGCCAGGTAGCAGTCCACCAGGCTGAACTCATCGCTCAGGAAGAACGGTTTCTGGCCGAACACAGGGGCAATCGCCAGCAGCTCTTCACGCAGTTGTTTACGTGCAGCGTCTGCTTCTGAAGCAGAACCGTTTTCGATCACGTTCATCAGCGTGTACCAGTCTTTCTCGATACGCTGCATGTACAGGCGGCTTTCGCCACGCGCCACAGGGTAAACAGGCATCAGCGGTGGATGCGGGAAACGCTCATCCAGGTATTCCATAATGATACGGGATTCCCACAGGGTCAGCTCGCGATCCACCAGCGTTGGTACACTTTGGCTCGGGTTGAGATCGATCAGATCCTGAGGTGGGTTATCCTTTTCCACATGCTCGATCTCAAAACTGACACCCTTCTCGGCCAGCACGATACGAACCTGATGGCTATAAATGTCAGTAGGACCAGAAAACAGCGTCATTACCGAACGTTTGTTGGCAGCGACAGCCATGAAAACCTCCAGGTATATTCAGAATTTTTACTGCTACCGGCCCGGTGGGGCCAGCCAGATGATGTAGCGCCCATCCCAGAGAAGACACATTGTTCAAGAATCGAACAAAAATCGAGTATTCACCGATATTTGGGCAGAAAATTGGATGATAGTTTACCAGATTTTGATGGCTTTGTGGTGAGGGGATTCTGGAAATGCGGAAAAAGAGGAGATATATGCATTGATAATGTGGATAACCTGAGCATTACCCATAAAAAAACCCGCCGAAGCGGGTTTTTCGCCAATCGTTCTGCGTGAGCAGAAAATGATTAACGTTTGGAGAACTGTGGACGACGACGTGCTTTACGCAGACCCACTTTCTTACGTTCAACCTGACGAGCGTCACGAGTAACGAAGCCAGCTTTACGCAGTTCAGAACGCAGGGATTCGTCGTACTCCATCAGAGCGCGGGTGATACCGTGACGGATCGCACCTGCCTGACCGGAGATACCACCACCTTTAACGGTGATGTACAGATCCAGTTTTTCTACCATATCAACCAGTTCCAGCGGCTGGCGAACTACCATGCGGGCAGTTTCGCGACCGAAGTACTGTTCCAGAGAACGCTGGTTGATTACGATTTTACCGTTGCCCGGTTTGATGAACACGCGAGCTGCGGAACTTTTGCGGCGACCAGTGCCGTAGTATTGATTTTCAGCCATTGCCTATAATCCCGATTAGATGTCAAGAACTTGCGGTTGCTGTGCCGCGTGGTTGTGCTCGTTACCTGCGTAAACTTTCAGTTTACGGAACATAGCACGACCCAGCGGGCCTTTTGGCAGCATGCCTTTAACCGCGATTTCAATCACACGCTCAGGACGGCGAGCAATCATCTCTTCAAAGGTCGCTTCTTTGATACCACCGATGTGGCCAGTGTGGTGGTAGTACATTTTGTCTTCGCGCTTGTTGCCGGTTACAGCAACTTTTTCTGCGTTCAGAACGATGATGTAGTCACCAGTATCAACGTGCGGAGTGTATTCCGCTTTGTGCTTACCGCGCAGGCGACGAGCCAGTTCAGTAGCCAGACGGCCCAGAGTTTTACCGGTCGCGTCAACAACATACCAGTCGCGTTGTACGGTTTCTGGTTTAGCTGTAAAAGTTTTCATTAAAAGCTTACCCAAATAATAAGTTACACGTTGGTGAACACCCAAACGTTTAGTCAGTTGAGGTTCACACGACAAAGTCCGGCAAACCTACCCCTTCGAATAGCTCATGCCGACACATAGAAAGTTTCGGGAAAAAAACCTTCTCGTAACGTGGGGTCGCAAGATTATAGAGAAGTTGAGGTCAAAGATCGACCCTTAAATGTGATTTGGAATGGGTTTTTCGGGGGGCAAGTTTTTGCGGTCCGGTGCCCTCACCCCCAGCCCCTCTCCCACGGGGAGAGGGTAGCATTTAAGGCATATGCTCCAGCTTCAGATACTCCTCGCTCTGCATCTCCTGCAGGCGCGACAGGCAGCGCTGGAACTCAAACTTCAAACGTTCCCCCTGATACACCTCATATAAAGGCACCTCGGCGCTCACCACCAGCTTGACGTGGCGTTCGTAAAACTCGTCCACCAGCGCAATGAAGCGTCGCGCTTCGCTTTCCATCAGCCGTGTCATGACGGGTACATCCAGCAGCATCACCGTGTGGAACAGGCGCGAAAGGGCGATGTAGTCGTGCTGACTGCGGGCATCCACGCACAGCGTCGCAAAAGAGACCGCCAGCGTTTGGTTTTCAACACCGAGCGTAGGCAACGGACGATGGTTAATCTCCAGCGTCGGGGCGTTTTCGCGCTTTGCTCCCGCCAGCGCCAGCCATAGTTTATCCATCTGGCGGGTGGTCTCGGCATTCAGCGGTGAGAGCCACAGGTGCGCCTGAGTCAGCGTGCGCAAACGGTAATCCACGCCCGCATCAACATTCATAATGTCACAATACTGTTTGATGGCATCAATGGCAGGCAGGAAACGCGCCCGCTGGAGGCCGTTACGATACAGCTCATCCGGCGGAATATTCGAGGTGGCGACCAGCGTGATGCCGCGGGCAAACAGCGCTTTCATCAGGCCGCCCAACAGCATGGCATCGGTGATATCCGAAACAAAAAACTCATCGAAACAGAGGACGTCCGTTTCGGCCTTAAACCTGTCAGCCACAATCTCCAGCGGATCGCTTTTGCCCTGCAGCGCCGTTAACTCTTCATGCACCCGCAGCATAAAGCGGTGGAAATGCAGGCGTTGTTTACGCTCACCCGGCAGGCTCTGATAAAACAGATCCATCAACCAGGTTTTCCCGCGACCGACACCGCCCCACATATATAAACCGCGTGCCGGAGCGTTAGCCTGTGGCTCTTTTTTTCCGAGCAGTCGGCTCAATGCCGCCTTCAGCCCACAGCTCTGCCCTGATTCCGCAGGTTTTGCCGTAAGCTCATGGAAAAGGGTATCCAGACGGTTAACCGCTTCACGTTGAACGTCATCCGGCTGATGTGAGCCCTCGTCCAGGGCCAGTTGATATCGCGATGCGGGGGACAGGTTTTGCATAATCTTGTTGTTATTCCTTCAATTAAACCTCATCAGCAGGCGTGACTGATGAAAAAAAGGCCGTTCTACACTACGCGATGATACGTCAGGATTCCACTTCTGCAGAAATAGCGGTTATAGTGGCAATATCAGGCACAGGCAGGAGCCGAGCCAACACCCTACGGAACAACAAGACAACGGGAGAAGTTCATGACCTGGGAATATGCGCTAATCGGTTTAGTCGTCGGCATCGTGATCGGTGCTGTGGCCATGCGTTTCGGTAATCGCAAATTGCGTCAGCAGCAGTCACTGCAATACGAACTGGAAAAGAACAAAGCCGAGCTGGAAGAGTACCGCGAAGAGCTGGTCAGCCACTTTGCCCGTAGCGCTGAGCTGCTGGACAACATGGCGACCGATTATCGCCAGCTGTATCAGCACATGGCAAAAAGCTCCAGCAGCCTGCTGCCGGAAATGACCGCGGAAACCAACCCGTTCCGCAACCGTCTGGCAGACTCTGAGGCCGGTAACGATCAGGCCCCTGTTCAGATGCCTCGCGACTATTCTGATGGCGCGTCCGGCCTGCTGCGCGGCGGTGTTAAGCGCGATTAATCACACAACCTGAAATTATTTTACGGGCGCAGCGATTGCGCCCGTCCTTTCTTCCTGACCCCAGCTATTATTTAGGTAAACACCTCATTGTTCAGCGGTTTAAAATTCAATAACATCAACGTGTTTTTGGGCCCGTTTTTTCCTTTACTCCAGGTTACGAGAGTCAGCATCGATGAAGAAAAAGAACCAGCTGTTGAGCGCGTTAGCGTTAAGTGTCGGGTTATCTCTCTCGGCGTCCTTCCCTGCCTTTGCCGCCCTTCCCTCGCAGGTGCCGGGCCAGACGGCGATTCCGAGCCTCGCACCCATGCTGGAAAAAGTGTTGCCTGCGGTAGTCAGCGTGCAGGTAGAAGGCACTGCCGTGCAAAGCCAGCGCGTACCTGAAGAACTGAAAAAATATTTTGGCGATGAGTCGCCCGACCAGCAGGCTCAGCCTTTTGAAGGGCTGGGCTCAGGCGTCATCATTGATGCGGCCAAAGGCTATATTCTGACCAACAACCACGTTATCAGCCAGGCCGATAAAATCAGCGTGCAGCTGAATGATGGTCGGGAATTTGATGCCAAATTGATCGGCGGCGATGACCAGAGCGACATCGCGCTGTTGCAGGTGCAAAACCCAAGTAATCTGACCCAGATTGCCATCGCCGACTCCGACAAACTGCGCGTCGGCGACTTTGCTGTTGCCGTGGGCAACCCCTTTGGTTTAGGACAAACGGCGACCTCCGGGATCATTTCCGCGCTGGGGCGCAGCGGCCTGAATCTTGAAGGCCTGGAAAACTTTATCCAGACCGATGCCTCAATTAACCGCGGGAACTCCGGCGGGGCGCTGCTGAACCTTAACGGCGAGCTGATTGGTATTAACACAGCAATCCTCGCGCCAGGTGGCGGCAGTATCGGGATCGGGTTTGCCATTCCCAGCAATATGGCCAAAACGCTGGCACAGCAGCTTATCCAGTTTGGTGAAGTCAAACGCGGCCTGTTGGGCATCAAAGGGATGGAGATGAGCGCCGATATCGCAAAAGCGTTCAACATCAACGTGCAGCGCGGTGCGTTCGTCAGTGAAGTGCTGCCCAATTCCGGCTCGGCAAAAGCGGGCATTAAATCAGGTGATGTGATCGTCAGCCTGAATGATAAGCCGCTGAGCAGCTTTGCAGAGCTGCGCTCACGTATCGCCACCACCGAACCGGGCGCCAAAGTGAAGCTGGGCCTGATTCGTGACGGCAAACCGCTGAATGTGGAAGTGACGCTGGACAAGAGCACCTCTTCCTCCGCCAGTGCGGAGCTTATCGCCCCTGCACTGCAGGGCGCGACCCTCAGCGACGGGCAGCTTAAAGACGGCACCAAAGGCATCAGCATCGATACCGTAGAGAAGAGCAGCCCTGCCGCGCAGGCGGGATTGCATCAGGATGATGTGATCATCGGCGTGAATCGCACCCGCGTGCAGTCTATCGCTGAGCTGCGCAAGGTGCTGGAAAGTAAACCAACGGTCATTGCCCTGCAAATTATGCGCGGCAACGAATCTATCTATATTCTGTTGCGCTAAGCATTTGCTATCCCGGGTATCACCGCCGCGTGTGATGTCCGGGATAACTCATGTTATGCTGCAAACCGTTCCTTTTTTAACGACACGCGCATCATGCTTTTAAAGCTCTTTCGTTCCATTGCCATCGGTTTGATTGTTGCGGGCCTGCTGTTAGCGGCCATGCCGTCTTTACGCCAGTTCAACAAGCTGTCGGCTCCCCAGTTTGACAGCGCGGATGAAACGCCTGCCACCTATAATCAGGCCGTTCGCCGTGCCGCACCCGCAGTGGTGAACGTCTACAACCGTGGTCTTAACAGTTCAGCCCATAACCAGCTGGAGATCCGTACCCTCGGCTCCGGCGTGATTATGGACGATCGCGGATACATCATTACCAACAAGCACGTGATCAACGATGCTGACCAGATCATCGTCGCACTTCAGGATGGCCGCGTGTTTGAGGCCTTACTTGTCGGCTCTGACAGCCTGACCGATCTGGCCGTGCTGAAAATCAACGCCACCGGCGGGCTGCCCGTGATTCCGATCAACCGTAAACGCACTCCGCACATTGGCGATGTGGTTCTGGCTATCGGTAACCCATACAACCTGGGGCAGACCATCACCCAGGGGATCATCAGCGCCACGGGTCGCATCGGTCTGAACCCATCGGGACGGCAGAACTTCCTGCAAACCGATGCCTCCATCAACCACGGGAACTCCGGCGGTGCGCTGGTCAACTCGCTGGGCGAGCTTATGGGTATCAACACCCTCTCCTTCGATAAAAGCAACGATGGCGAGACGCCGGAAGGGATCGGCTTTGCCATTCCGTTCCAGCTGGCAACCAAAATTATGGACAAGCTGATCCGGGACGGTCGCGTGATCCGCGGTTACATCGGGATTGGTGGTCGCGAAATTGCTCCTATGCATACGCAGGGTGGCGGGATCGATCAGATTCAGGGGATTGTGGTTAACGAAGTGGCGCCTGGTGGACCGGCTGCCAATGCGGGCATTCAGGTTAATGATGTCATTCTGTCGGTCAACGGCACACCGGCGGTCTCTGCGCTTGAGACGATGGACCAGGTGGCAGAAATTCGCCCGGGTTCCATCATCCCGGTTGAAGTCATGCGCAACGATAAGAAACTGACGCTGCATGTGACCATTCAGGAATACCCGGCCACCAACTGACGGGCATAAAAAACGGAGCGTAGCGCTCCGTTTTTTTTACCGGGACAAGATCACTTGTTAACGAACTCTTCGCCCAGCGTGATATCTTTCTTCAGCGTGTCCAGCATGCCTTCCATCGCGTTTTGTTCAAACGCGCTCAGCGTGCCAATTGGCTTACGCTCTTCGATACCATTTTTACCGAGCAGCAGCGGCTGGGAGAAGAAGCGCGCGTGTTCGCCATCGCCTTCAACATAAGCGCATTCAACCACGCCCTTCTCGCCCTGCAGCGCGCGAACCAGTGACAGACCGAAACGTGCAGCCGCCTGGCCCATAGACAGCGTTGCAGAACCGCCACCCGCCTTCGCTTCCACCACTTCGGTGCCTGCGTTCTGGATACGTTTGGTCAGGTCAACCACTTCCTGCTCGGTGAAGCTCACGCCTGGGATCTGCGACAGCAGAGGCAGAATTGTCACACCAGAGTGACCACCGATGACCGGCACTTCAACTTCCGTAGGCTGCTTGCCTTTCAGCTCAGCCACGAAGGTGTTAGAACGGATGATATCCAGCGTGGTCACGCCGAACAGTTTGTTCTTGTCGTAAACGCCTGCTTTCTTCAGTACTTCTGCCGCAATAGCGACCGTGGTGTTCACCGGGTTAGTGATGATACCGATGCACGCTTTCGGACACACTTCAGCGATCTGCTGCACCAGGTTTTTCACGATGCCTGCGTTGACGTTGAACAGGTCGGAACGATCCATACCTGGCTTACGCGCCACACCAGCGGAGATCAGCACAACGTCAGCACCCTGCAGCGCAGGACGCGCGTCTTCGCCGGAGAAGCCTTTGATGTTAACAGCGGTCGGGATGTGGCTCAGGTCAACCGCCACACCTGGGGTTACCGGAGCAATGTCGTACAGGGAGAGTTCTGAGCCTGAAGGCAGTTGGGTTTTCAGTAGTAGGGCAAGCGCCTGGCCGATACCACCAGCAGCGCCGAGGACTGCGACTTTCATCCTAAACTCCTTATTATGGTTAACTTAAGTATCTGTAAATCCGTTGCGGCGACCTTAATTCAGCAGGTAATTAATTACAATTTTCGTAGCTAAAGAATTTGAGGTCACGCGACTTTCTCTCTTCCCAGAAGACTCTCTGACAACAGACGGCAACGAATTAAGAGGTGGTTACAATACACCCTGCCACGCCACCAAAACAACATCATTTTGATAACATTTAATTTACTTTTAAGCTTATTTGCGTGGCGTGACCCAGGCATGTTTTCCGATAACGAAATCTGATAATATTACTCCCTTTCATAACATTATTTCAGGCTACTGCCTGGTAGATAATTTGCATAAAAATTCATCCACGTGCATAATAATGTTGTTTCTATCGTCATATTCCGGGTGACTTATGCGAAGCTCGTCTAAGCAAGAAGAATTAGTAAAGGCGTTTAAAGCGCTACTCAAAGAAGAGAAATTCAGTTCTCAGGGAGAAATTGTTCAGGCGCTGCAGGAACAAGGCTTCGACAATATCAACCAGTCGAAAGTATCCCGTATGTTGACCAAATTTGGCGCGGTGCGTACCCGTAACGCCAAAATGGAGATGGTCTATTGCCTGCCAGCTGAACTTGGCGTGCCGACAACCTCCAGCCCGCTGAAGAACCTGGTTCTGGATATCGACCACAACGATGCCGTTGTGGTGATCCACACAAGCCCTGGCGCCGCACAGCTGATTGCCCGCATGCTGGACTCTCTGGGTAAAACGGAAGGGATTCTCGGTACCATCGCCGGTGATGACACCATCTTTACCACGCCAGCCAACGGCTTTTCGGTGAAAGATCTCCACGAGGCGATCCTGGTTCTGTTCGAACAGGAGCTGTAATCCTCTCTCCCCGTAGCGTCGCTACGGGGTTCATTCTGCCCCCGCTGCGTTTTCCCCTGTTTTCTCCTGTCCTCAATTTAACAAATAGTGCTTTTTACCACTCATTAACATTCAGCCAGTGAATGATAAATCAAAGAATCGCACAAAATATCAAAATCATTTATCCATATGATTTACTTAGATATAACACGCAAACGTGTACAGAAAATAACCAACATTATGCCATTAGGTTATAAAAATTGCGCTGTTTAACACGTAATAACCCATGAAACAATTAGTCTGATATTAATTTTTACCGTTATTAGTGTATACTTGATTTTGTGATGAGGGTCACGAAACAAAGACCCCACTAAAAAATTCGACGAGGTAAAAATCATGAAAATCAAAACAACTGTAGCGGCGCTGAGCGTCCTGTCTGTCCTGTCATTCGGTGCTTTCGCAGCAGACTCCATTAATGCCGATCAGGCGCAATCCCGTGAGGCTATCGGTACGGTTTCTGTCGGCGCAATCGGCACGTCTCCAATGGACATGCATGAGATGCTGAACAAAAAAGCGGAAGAACAAGGTGCATCATCCTATCGCATCATTGAAGCGCGTTCCGGTGACCACTGGCACGCTACCGCTGAGCTGTATAAATAAGTTTTAGTAATAACAGAAGACGACTATCTCCACTCAACGGCACCAGGCATAAAAATAGCAGTTCAACCCTTCTCGCCGTTGAGCAAAAACCTCTTCAGGAGCAAAGACTATGAAAACCAAATTAATCATCGCAACCCTCGGTCTGGCATCGGTTCTCTCTTTCGGCGCAAGCGCAGCCGTCCAGCAGGTGAATACCGAGCAGGCGCAAAATCTGCAGTCTATGGGTAGTGTTTCCGTAACGTCCGTCACCGGCTCTCCGATGGATATCCG is a window encoding:
- the rplM gene encoding 50S ribosomal protein L13, with protein sequence MKTFTAKPETVQRDWYVVDATGKTLGRLATELARRLRGKHKAEYTPHVDTGDYIIVLNAEKVAVTGNKREDKMYYHHTGHIGGIKEATFEEMIARRPERVIEIAVKGMLPKGPLGRAMFRKLKVYAGNEHNHAAQQPQVLDI
- a CDS encoding DUF1120 domain-containing protein; the protein is MKKILLATALFLCVNSTFAAETAILKIKGTLTASACTPEFSNGGVVDYGNIRLGELSSTAVNQLGQRNIDLTITCTAATKVAWNMIDDRADSNAGLTVSAGTFTGGAQSATNQTYGVGKAGTVNIGSYAMFMKVNSVTADGKSVDPIYQQNGSMTWAKSTDGSSQGENNRNITVALAGSIDPLAFQTATFPLVTSLAIQNTTTLSITDDTRLDGQLTISLKYL
- the rpsI gene encoding 30S ribosomal protein S9, with the translated sequence MAENQYYGTGRRKSSAARVFIKPGNGKIVINQRSLEQYFGRETARMVVRQPLELVDMVEKLDLYITVKGGGISGQAGAIRHGITRALMEYDESLRSELRKAGFVTRDARQVERKKVGLRKARRRPQFSKR
- a CDS encoding fimbrial biogenesis outer membrane usher protein, whose product is MAVRKKSQLALFVRAVIYSAIPLMLLDAPSLHAREVTFDTDILKSRGLGADLNRYFAQAPRFLPGTHSVSVKVNGNDRGTAAVRFSEDGTMCVDNDFLEFAGLMPVPIKANETCHDLRSDYAQAVINPLPNQEAVELYLPAEALNSLSADVKNFQHGGTAGMLNYSLFSTKNEYSGSDSSSNRYSQASLEAGFNAMDWSLRSRYILTDDNGNRNAESIYTYAEHVFVPQRLTMQVGEINAMSDVLSGVPITGVQLMPTSGLQKDSSGVSVSGIARTSQARVEVRQNGRLIFNTLVPAGPFTLDDVPMVRNNVDLDVTVVESDGSTNRYIVPAASVKARNLSKPNGLTVSAGQVRGIDSDYSDPLVFNVSDGWRIFPWMNLLASGVVAEDYQAAGARTEFMVTDGWNVSTSMAASNAQFGDSDNGIKNELQSDYSLTENVGLSASVAHYSGDYRELADAMDDDYQGYDNSYSANVRWSTELAGAFSAGLSYNQAAGDGEDSRYLLLSWGKTFKYASINVNWQSAVGSTDDDQDDDLLYINLSIPLGGSQSLSSYMRKQGDSTSYGLANSGSLGENTNYYISADRDDESQENSFNGNINTNLHYTQLSVGGGTSGDHQRNYNATLSGGIAMHKDGVTFSPYSIKDTFAIARLSEPKAGVEITTPQGTVWTDRWGQAVIPGLTEWRNSRIEVDANKLPQSMTLANGTKYIAAAHGSVSEVSFKVLNSRRVMLRIKQADGKPLTKGLSVVDDKNNYVVTVVDDGHVFLNDADQISALYAVDDDNNRLCKLDFTLPEKHDEDAFYEEVNGVCR
- a CDS encoding fimbria/pilus chaperone family protein — its product is MTCSKKVLFKTLAAAALFSAQFGVHAAGMVPETSLLVIDEATHSGTINVKNTDSHPSLLYTDVVDLPDDKGLKLVTTQPVVRLEPGQTQQLRFILQTSKPLDVEHYKRVTFEGIPPKSDDNKVKIGINIRQDLPVLIRPAKLAVVTDAWKFLDWTASGTSVTVKNPSKYVVRLAQNVVLQPSGISGSLAKTYILPGETMTVSMGESVSGNTKVKFFPASRYGVEVPSFISDLNKK
- the sspA gene encoding stringent starvation protein SspA; protein product: MAVAANKRSVMTLFSGPTDIYSHQVRIVLAEKGVSFEIEHVEKDNPPQDLIDLNPSQSVPTLVDRELTLWESRIIMEYLDERFPHPPLMPVYPVARGESRLYMQRIEKDWYTLMNVIENGSASEADAARKQLREELLAIAPVFGQKPFFLSDEFSLVDCYLAPLLWRLPTLGVEFSGPGAKELKGYMTRVFERDSFLASLTEPEREMRLGRG
- the sspB gene encoding ClpXP protease specificity-enhancing factor; this translates as MEMSQLSPRRPYLLRAFYEWLLDNQLTPHLVVDVTLPGVLVPMEYARDGQIVLNIAPRAVGNLELANDEVRFNARFGGVPRQVSVPLAAVLAIYARENGAGTMFEPEAAYDEDVASLNEDDATGERDSDTVMSVIDGDKPDRQDENDPDDDPPPRGGRPALRVVK